One part of the Dysidea avara chromosome 10, odDysAvar1.4, whole genome shotgun sequence genome encodes these proteins:
- the LOC136269207 gene encoding E3 ubiquitin-protein ligase pellino homolog 1-like: MAVTASCRLPIACMMSCETTSDHEDETRDDIAGLTRCPTARPAEIQANGVGPSNLRMIKPEVQGRMKRLSLKDSPIYGELIVVGTNGELPCPPICNKMRHRFTLVRQEKPTGVRPQDDGRDQDVTHGINITVNKKTTIMSYGLDPDTDMFQVGRSPDDAIDLVVMDTGKDLSGQVMYKANSTVSRYACRIVCERQPPYTARIYAGAFDASNQIKPSTSVPSWQLSPVESDCLTTNGVGLLRPSGCFVPGVNPGRWLEVSVLGNIFTLRDKRSSRKPGSPVVEETNILTDGCLIDLCGVTLIWRTAMGLEHAPTKELIRGHRDHLNATQAQCPVNFFTLAYPPLRGSSSAADSSSQARVKSAVSMSSAAFERERQPWAYLRCGHVCGFHQWKASDKEDDRNRTCPTCRQTGPYAKLELGQQRAYCLGNDPPTHVFVPCGHVSSHATVRYWSSLETPYSVNDWAIQCPFCKTPLAMQPPYTKLIYS; the protein is encoded by the exons ATGGCAGTTACAGCCAGTTGTAGACTGCCCATTGCGTGTATGATGTCGTGCGAGACTACAAGTGACCACGAAGACGAAACGAGAGATGATATTGCCGGCCTTACACGCTGTCCCACAGCGAGGCCCGCTGAAATACAAGCAAACGGCGTAGGACCATCCAATCTAAGAAT GATAAAACCCGAAGTGCAAGGAAGGATGAAACGACTTTCCCTCAAGGACTCACCGATATATGGCGAATTAATAGTAGTTGG TACTAATGGAGAACTACCCTGCCCTCCAATCTGTAATAAAATGCGACATCGGTTTACGCTAGTAAGACAAGAGAAGCCCACAGGTGTTCGACCGCAGGATGATGGAAGAGACCAAGATGTTACACATGGTATTAACATTACAGTAAACAAGAAGACAACAATCATGTCTTATGGACTGGATCCTGATACTGACATGTTTCAG gttggcCGGTCACCAGATGATGCAATTGACCTGGTTGTTATGGATACGGGAAAGGATCTCAGTGGCCAGGTCATGTACAAGGCCAACAGCACGGTGTCACGGTATGCTTGTCGTATCGTCTGCGAACGACAACCGCCATACACAGCGCGGATATATGCTGGTGCCTTTGATGCATCCAATCAGATTAAACCATCA ACCTCTGTTCCATCATGGCAACTAAGCCCTGTCGAGAGCGATTGTTTAACAACAAATGGAGTTGGGTTACTACGACCTAGTGGCTGCTTTGTACCAGGAGTGAATCCAGGTAGATGGCTAGAAGTATCTGTTCTGGGAAACATCTTCACGTTACGTGACAAACGTTCCTCTCGTAAACCAGGATCTCCA GTTGTTGAAGAGACTAACATACTGACAGACGGATGTTTGATTGACTTGTGTGGTGTCACTCTTATTTGGCGGACTGCCATGGGACTGGAACATGCACCG ACCAAAGAACTAATACGTGGCCACAGAGACCACCTGAATGCTACACAGGCACAATGTCCAGTTAATTTCTTCACCCTTGCCTACCCTCCATTAAGAGGTAGCAGCTCAGCAGCAGATTCTTCTAGTCAAGCACGAGTGAAAAGTGCTGTCAGCATGTCATCT GCTGCTTTTGAACGAGAGAGACAACCATGGGCATACCTAAGATGTGGTCACGTGTGTGGATTCCACCAATGGAAAGCCAGTGACAAGGAGGATGATAGGAACAGAACGTGTCCCACATGTAGACAG ACTGGTCCATATGCTAAACTAGAGTTGGGGCAGCAACGAGCATACTGTCTTGGGAATGACCCGCCCACACATGTGTTTGTGCCCTGTGGGCATGTCTCATCTCATGCTACAGTCAG GTACTGGTCATCATTGGAGACCCCTTATTCGGTGAATGACTGGGCAATCCAGTGTCCCTTCTGCAAGACTCCACTAGCAATGCAACCACCATACACTAAACTTATCTACAGCTAA